The Trichoplusia ni isolate ovarian cell line Hi5 unplaced genomic scaffold, tn1 tig00001234, whole genome shotgun sequence DNA window AGACTGCACAGAAAGATGTCTTtcataaaacacattttgaGAAACTGTTGAGACAGATGACTGCGGTATGTAtaaacaatattgatttatttattaagtatgttgcaaccggctgtcatggtatgggcatgttatgcggaggaatgagagtcatgtggtgaggaaggtgttgagcatggatgtggatggatataggggaagaggacgaccaaggaaacgataaagagtgtttcttgtgagatgacgtcagatagaaaggtatggaggaagatgacatgttgcgccgaccacaaataaaataattgggataagggcaggggaatgatgatatatttattaactgacTGTCCATGATCACGTTTTTTGCTATACAATTTGaatgatgacaatattttttctagtgtccttcttgtagtttaatgtataataatggatacctatttaaatatttctcgcaaacctaaatttaatatatagaataacttttataatcttggttttattacatttctaatCTTCATCCTTCCAAAATTTTTGCGTGCTAGGGTCCATATTGGTCTGAAACTGGTTTATTTCGACCATCTTTATAActtatggaatgcaataaagtattggGTATATTTCAGGAAGACAAGATGACACAGCCCAGCATATGGGAGTTGGAACTCAAAGGCATCAGACAGCGGAGTAGCCTGACCAAGTCTACTACTATGATGGTTGACCATCAAGGCGTGAGTGTCCAATATTGACTCATTAAGAAATTCACTACATATTATAGAATGGAGTCAAACGCGCTGACTATATGTCCCtcgtcatcatcctagccttttaccaacgatgttggggtcagcttccagtctaaccggattcagctaagtgcccgtgttttacaaagagcgactgtcCCTCTGACCTCCTCATTAGTTGaccggttgtcagactttcaagcttctgacctGTAATggctgtcaaagatgtttgaataacagccgggaaccacaatttaacattccttccgaaacacggaggaactcgttatgacaaagatggtcacccatctacggaccaaccgcgtaggcgtagcttaacctgtgatcgtttcccttatgcagttataacttagccacgagctcctcttggCTAAGCCTTTGATTCAAATGCTGGCTTAGctttaaatttatgtttcttGGTGCCTTGATGCGTTGCCGAAGTGGTGTGTTATAAAGGCCAATAATTATTGCGTTAAAGGGAATTTTAGGTACTCATTTTTAATACATGCAAATTGAGAATTGCTTTAATCAAACTATGTGTCTTTCAGGTTAAAAGTCAGCGACCAAGATAACGTAGATATAATTTACTTAGAACCCGATTGTGACCTAATAAGTTCACAACAACCATCTTAGCAACACCCTTACAAGTACCAAAGGGCAGAACAAGGGGGCTACCGAAAAGATACGGAATAAGAGAGGAGAGGGAAGTGCCACTCGTAGTGAAACAGTCGCCGATGAAAAGGACGAAGTTATAGAGATCAGGTAATGTTTCAACACGTTTCTATACAcacacttttcttgtttgtttgtcgttccggttggatttttgtaactcaatattgaggcacttcccgataagctagcaggctgaattgttcagggtagcttcaaacaattacaatgcaatttgaaactataaaaattgacaaaatttgataaaatttgacataaaaaaaacgtggttatttcgtttttttttaaatctattatgtTGGTTTGTGACCATTTTTTTACAACCAtctattaatatgtaattacatAGTATccttcctttttttattattagtattgtgTAAAATCTGTATTGTTTACTTattgttgatttgtttatttctttgtatctcatgaatcaaTGTTTTACTAATATATCAATCTATTTATGCATAAAAGTACTAAAAAAATCCATCTTTCCCAGACCATCATTCGCGACAAGATTGAATTCGTTTTCACAGACGATGAAGACGAAACAGACGTTAAATTGGAGACCATAGACTTGGACTGTGAAGACCCCAAGACCCCAAGTACCCCTGAAAGCCTTGTGGAGATCAAAGATGACGTCGAGAGCCCCTACCGACCCCAAGTGACCCCAAACGAGCCCCAAGTGACCCCAAACCGACCCCAAGTGACCCCAAGCCAGCCCCAAACACACCAAACAAACTCCCAGCCCCAAAACTGGTCCCAATAGAGAAGCTACTCAGACCAGTCAAACGTACGGAACCACAATTCGTTTTACAACCAGTTCATATTGAACCCTGCGGTCACTACGCATATTATAGACGGACATGGGCAGTTGGTATCCGATCATATTTTGTTGCCATcgttaaataataatcagaTTTTACCGCCGGCAACCCAGCCATTGTTGACGATGTTGCCAGTCCCACAAGATCAAAATAGTTTGCCAGTGTTGCCAATGTCGCAAGAAAGTACTAATTTGCAGATGGTGCCTATATCTCAGAATAATGCTAACTTGCAAATGTTGCcacaggaaaataataattcgcAAATTATGAATTTTTCACAAGCTAATGGTAATTTGCAAATGTTGccacaagaaaataataatatggcgATTTTCAAATTGACACAGGCTAATAATAATCTGCAAATGTTGCCAGGCGCCCAAGTGAATACCAATTTGTCGATGTTGCCCAATTCAACAAGAGAATACCAATATGCAAATTATGAATTTTACTCAATCTAATGGTAATTTGACAATGTTGCCACAAGAGAATATTAACATGCCGATTATCAAATTGTCAcaggataataataatttgcaaGTGTTGCCAGTGTCTCAAATGAATACCAATTTTCAAATGTTGCAAATGACACAAGATAATAGCAATTTACAAATGTTGCCAGTGGCACAACCTAATTGCAATATGCAAGTGTTGCCAGTATCACCCGGCAATGCCAATATGCAAATGTTGCCAGTTTCACAAGCTAATACCAGTTTGCAAATGGCGCAGTTTGTAGCAGCCAATAATAACTTGCCATTGATGACTATCCCACAACAAGCCAATACAAATTTACAAATGTTGCCAGTATCACAAACGAATACCAATTTACAAATGATTTCAGTATCGCAAGCGAATACCAATTTACAAATGATATCAGTAACGCAAGcgaatactaatttaaaaatgacgCCAGTATCGCAAGCgaataccaatttaaaaatgacGCCCAGTATCGCAACCGAATACCAAAACACAAATGATGCCAGTATCACAAGAGAAAACCAACGACAAGATACCAGCAAAAGTACACAATCGGCAACAAGAGAGACCGAATATACTAAACTTGCCAATACCGaaagatattaatataaagatATTGCCAAAAACAACGAAAAGGAAAAGCATTGATACGCAAACacagaataataaaagaaaatcgaatATACCAGAAAACGAGATATTGCCAATACCAATACCGCAAGAAAAAAGCAGTTTGACCATAGTGCCAATACCACCAATACCATCTAATAATGTTAAGGTATCGCCAGAGAGAAAAGACGGCGTCGATATGGCAACACAGTGCgatggaaaataataataataataataatatctttatttcgaaCCAGAGtccatatttagaaatacaatttaaatactgttaaggAACACATTAACTCACTTAACGCTAAAAACAAGAATCGACGGTTTTTGTATAG harbors:
- the LOC113507250 gene encoding uncharacterized protein LOC113507250 — encoded protein: MMPVSQEKTNDKIPAKVHNRQQERPNILNLPIPKDINIKILPKTTKRKSIDTQTQNNKRKSNIPENEILPIPIPQEKSSLTIVPIPPIPSNNVKVSPERKDGVDMATQCDGKVLPVKPPQPPNRTIDWEDRIPMDVISFMETTEPANVPMTMTNSSMKVYQRRSPSTRNVN